In a genomic window of Methanolobus chelungpuianus:
- a CDS encoding diacylglycerol/polyprenol kinase family protein, whose amino-acid sequence MAYYSFVNEILRKGIHLTSIIIVLVYALFGKQAVLALLITYLVIILVIEHMRLDRGLKLPFVNCLFRQKELSAVGSHVFFTLGALAAVAVFSEDVAYAALLMTTFGDMSAALVGRKMGKTKVAGGAKSLEGCAAEFIVDLFIGYIFLSSLPLAILMALTATLVETLFVHIDDNLAIPVFSGFVVETYLYLLSSVL is encoded by the coding sequence ATGGCCTACTACTCCTTTGTCAATGAGATTCTGCGCAAAGGCATTCATCTTACTTCCATAATCATAGTGCTGGTTTACGCACTCTTTGGCAAACAGGCTGTGCTTGCTCTGCTTATCACCTACCTTGTGATCATACTGGTGATCGAGCACATGCGACTTGACAGGGGCCTGAAGCTTCCTTTTGTTAATTGTCTCTTCCGCCAGAAAGAGCTTTCAGCTGTAGGGTCCCATGTATTCTTCACACTTGGAGCACTTGCTGCAGTGGCAGTGTTCAGTGAGGATGTGGCTTATGCCGCTCTTCTGATGACCACCTTCGGCGACATGAGTGCAGCACTTGTTGGCCGGAAGATGGGTAAAACTAAGGTAGCCGGTGGTGCAAAATCACTGGAAGGATGCGCTGCTGAGTTCATTGTGGACCTTTTCATAGGCTACATCTTCCTCTCAAGCCTGCCTCTTGCGATACTGATGGCACTTACTGCAACATTAGTTGAAACCCTGTTCGTTCACATCGACGATAACCTTGCGATCCCGGTCTTTTCGGGTTTCGTTGTGGAAACGTACCTTTATTTGTTGTCGTCCGTCCTGTAA
- a CDS encoding YkgJ family cysteine cluster protein: MFDTTTKIDYSLLEGMDFTCLENCGFCCTFPAEVRECEPSFKEILNIDSNGLKKWETDDPYFCNVYTMRQHQDRGACMFLKDDRRCGIYTVRSLLCRIFPIKIFFGHRVQLYTSQICRGFSHDADSGLRRTGEEIMQQLPAQMKEEMMNKGREMYGSLPGKLLDYIPPGILQAKLLDHVNAMDLSNASISEKSKAAFISQLSSEEFIDLPTYLTEDMQWLVFRLDEGIVERMRLERTGEVGITASIDWPGFHTRPLAEDSIEVLRDYLRKIVQRDHFAGVAYLRALNPENKKPLIGLALEYLEDIAASLLLRANLLASFEEVERIDARIIMETIIFSDGYLATEPSYGLIL; the protein is encoded by the coding sequence ATGTTTGATACGACAACCAAGATAGATTACTCCTTACTTGAAGGAATGGACTTCACGTGCCTGGAAAACTGCGGCTTTTGCTGTACTTTCCCGGCTGAGGTGAGAGAATGCGAGCCCAGTTTCAAAGAAATACTGAATATTGACAGTAACGGCCTTAAAAAATGGGAAACGGACGACCCATATTTCTGTAATGTCTACACGATGAGACAGCATCAGGACAGGGGAGCCTGCATGTTCCTGAAAGATGACCGAAGATGCGGGATCTATACCGTGCGCTCGCTCTTGTGCAGGATATTCCCGATAAAGATCTTCTTCGGGCACAGGGTCCAGCTCTATACCAGCCAGATATGCAGGGGCTTTTCGCATGATGCTGATTCGGGCCTGCGCCGCACCGGAGAAGAAATAATGCAGCAGCTGCCAGCTCAGATGAAGGAGGAAATGATGAACAAGGGCAGGGAGATGTATGGTTCATTGCCGGGGAAGCTGCTCGACTACATACCACCCGGGATCCTGCAGGCCAAGCTGCTTGACCATGTAAATGCTATGGACCTGAGTAATGCATCGATCTCTGAGAAGAGCAAGGCTGCTTTCATATCCCAGCTCTCGTCAGAGGAGTTCATCGACCTGCCCACCTACCTCACAGAAGACATGCAGTGGCTTGTTTTCAGGCTGGACGAAGGGATTGTGGAGAGGATGAGACTGGAGCGCACAGGTGAGGTCGGGATTACGGCCAGTATTGACTGGCCGGGCTTCCACACAAGGCCTCTGGCGGAGGATAGCATCGAGGTACTGAGGGACTATCTTAGAAAGATAGTTCAAAGGGACCATTTTGCAGGTGTTGCATACCTGCGTGCACTGAACCCTGAAAATAAGAAGCCTCTTATCGGACTGGCACTTGAATATCTGGAAGATATAGCTGCATCGCTCCTGCTGAGGGCAAACCTGCTGGCATCGTTCGAAGAAGTCGAACGCATCGATGCCCGTATTATCATGGAGACCATCATCTTCTCTGACGGGTACCTGGCAACAGAGCCGAGTTATGGACTTATATTGTAA
- a CDS encoding MATE family efflux transporter translates to MDRKYSSDRLTEGPIMRSLIALAVPIIFANVLQTAYQLVDTFWVGRLGHEAVAAVSLSFPFIFLLISLGGGLAIAGTILVAQYQGKGEKKSVDHIASQTLLMMFIVSLLLSVIGYYLSPGLMTLMGAEPDVFDDAVSYLQISFLGLVFMFAYFVYQSLMRGVGDVKTPMYLVLCTVLLNLIFDPLFIFGYGPIPGYGVTGAAIATIGTQGIASVIGVSMLISGRYGVQVHTKDLKPDAELIRKMFRLGLPSSVEQSTRSLGIAVLTLLVASFGTITVAAYGIGSRVLSFVIIPALGLSMATSTLVGQNIGAGKTERAVRITKMSTRIGFISLTLAGIVIFFLAEPLSAFFIPGETEAIRSSATFIRIMALTFGFMGMQQVLTGAFRGAGDTFVAMVLAIVTLWMLQFPLSYVLSKHTTLAENGIWWAFPVTNIIAAAISVAYFHKGGWKERSMTEEIRITEQITEESIIEEGIM, encoded by the coding sequence ATGGACAGAAAATATTCTTCTGACAGACTGACCGAAGGACCGATAATGAGGTCGCTTATCGCATTGGCGGTCCCGATCATATTTGCAAACGTGCTTCAGACAGCCTATCAGCTTGTGGACACCTTCTGGGTAGGGAGGCTTGGACATGAGGCAGTGGCTGCGGTCTCTTTGAGCTTCCCCTTCATATTCCTCCTTATATCACTTGGCGGAGGGCTCGCGATAGCGGGGACGATACTTGTGGCCCAGTATCAAGGAAAAGGAGAGAAGAAGAGTGTGGACCACATTGCATCGCAGACCTTGTTGATGATGTTCATCGTATCATTGCTACTATCCGTGATCGGGTACTACCTGTCCCCCGGCCTGATGACACTCATGGGAGCGGAACCGGATGTGTTCGATGATGCGGTTTCCTACCTTCAGATATCTTTCCTGGGGCTTGTGTTCATGTTCGCATATTTTGTGTACCAGTCCCTCATGAGAGGCGTCGGGGATGTGAAGACTCCCATGTACCTGGTGCTGTGCACTGTGCTGCTGAACCTTATATTTGACCCTCTTTTTATATTCGGATACGGCCCCATTCCAGGCTATGGGGTCACAGGTGCCGCCATAGCCACCATCGGAACCCAGGGAATAGCTTCAGTTATCGGAGTCTCGATGCTGATAAGTGGCAGGTATGGCGTCCAGGTCCATACAAAGGACCTGAAGCCTGATGCAGAGCTTATCAGAAAGATGTTCAGGCTGGGTCTTCCGTCCTCAGTAGAACAGTCCACCCGCTCCCTGGGGATAGCAGTACTTACCCTGCTTGTAGCAAGCTTTGGCACTATCACTGTCGCAGCATATGGTATCGGAAGCAGGGTGCTCAGTTTCGTCATAATTCCTGCCCTTGGCCTGTCCATGGCCACCTCTACGCTGGTGGGACAGAACATAGGTGCGGGAAAGACAGAGAGGGCTGTGAGGATTACTAAAATGAGTACCCGGATAGGCTTTATCTCACTCACGCTGGCAGGTATCGTTATCTTCTTCCTGGCTGAGCCGCTTTCTGCGTTCTTTATTCCTGGAGAGACAGAAGCTATCCGGTCCAGTGCGACGTTCATCAGGATAATGGCCCTTACATTCGGTTTCATGGGTATGCAGCAGGTGCTCACGGGAGCATTCAGGGGAGCCGGCGACACTTTTGTAGCCATGGTGCTCGCTATTGTCACACTCTGGATGCTGCAGTTCCCCCTCTCCTATGTCCTGTCAAAGCACACTACGCTCGCCGAGAATGGAATATGGTGGGCTTTCCCTGTGACAAATATCATTGCAGCAGCCATATCTGTTGCATACTTCCACAAGGGCGGCTGGAAAGAGCGCAGTATGACCGAGGAGATCAGGATCACAGAACAGATAACCGAGGAATCGATCATAGAAGAAGGCATTATGTGA
- a CDS encoding ChaB family protein, with amino-acid sequence MPYSKNSELPETVRDKVPEHGQDIYRKAFNSAWEQYKDPSERREGTSREETAHRVAWSAVKNEYEKDSKGNWVPKD; translated from the coding sequence ATGCCATACAGTAAGAACTCAGAATTGCCGGAAACAGTCAGGGATAAGGTTCCCGAGCATGGTCAGGATATCTACAGGAAAGCCTTTAACAGTGCATGGGAACAATACAAGGACCCTTCGGAAAGAAGGGAAGGCACTTCCAGGGAAGAGACTGCTCACAGGGTTGCATGGAGTGCCGTGAAGAACGAGTACGAAAAGGACTCGAAGGGGAAC